CGTCCGATTataaagttgccccaaatttCTTCTTCGCCGAAATCACCGATTTTTGGAATTTAGGAACTACTATAATCGGATGTTAAATAACTTCCGATTATTCAGatgccccaaattttgtttttgtcgaaatttcaattttttcgaatttgggaactagaataatcggtaggttatgaAGTTATTTATGACCTTCACCTATCTACCGATTGCTACCACTACCGTAGCTACCGATTGTATGAGGATACAATGATAATCTCCGCAAATTTGGACATCCCATAACGTTGTCTATgagttgggaataaaaaagtcgcccctaattcttttggggtcgcccctaaaaatgccaggttaaTTTAAGCTAGTTGATacgttcaaaaaagaaaaagaaaaaattataacCAGCTAATGGGTTACTATAGTAATTTCTAGGGTATATAAAGGAACGCCCTTTTTATTCTAAGAGTAACTAAAATTCTATCACTACAAAGATATATAAAATAGAACAAAATATGGTACAATTCTGAGCAAGGAAAGTGAATGAATTAATTTTAGATCTCAATTAGAAGATGCAGTTCTGTCTTTCCTTCCTGCAAGAATCATTGATATTTGAAGACCTCTGCTGAATGCTTGGTTAAACAATAATCGCGTTTGAAATTCTGAAACAAACGGAAACCAAGACAATATGACGACGGGCATGAAAACTACCATCCCCATAACGTATTCGTATGCTCTTGCTAGTTCCTTTATGGAGTCCCAGAACCCTATATGCTTTAAGAAGGGTCTGCATGCTTGGCCAATCTGGAAAGGCGAACATCagagtttatcatcaatttaGTATATTTTTCTACTAAGTACGTGCCGTAGTATCCATAGTTCGAAGTGTGTTCTCTGTGTCAATTGGTGAGCAAAGGTGAAAAAAAGACATCAAACTGCCACCACTTGGTTGTTTAGATTGTCACGACTGGGTAATTTATCTTCAACAGTAAGTGCTATAATCACACTTTGCATTTGTAGCTCGCTCAGCACCAGAAATGAGGTTAATGTTCACCCAATTGACAAAATTAGATTCACCAAAGTCATCTTCTACTCATGTATGCTGAAGTTTAAAATGCTTATGATTTCATGAGTCCTATCCTATTTCATTCATTTAAGGAAAAGATACAGCTAAGAGGAAGAGTTTACCAGAAGAAGGGCCCACCCAGTAGGCAAGAATCCAAGCATGCCAGCGAACACATCAGATACGGTGAGACCACAAACTACGAATAAGACGGTCATGACTGATACCAGGCCAAGGAATAAAAGTCCTTTCAGAATTCTAAACATGAGTTGGAAGTCGGTCCCAAATCTTCGTCTACCCATTGATACCATCTGTGGGACAAATTGAGCATGCATTAGTTGAAGTAGACAAGCAAACAGGATACTAAGTGGAACAAGTTGAACATGCATTAGTTGATTTCTGTTCTTTAATAATGCCCCATAATCTGATTTTCTGGTAGGAAACCCCACCCTAGAAATTCAAATCATGTGATAAAATAATccagcaaatttcacaataaattgATTAAATTCAATAAACATACCTTCAAAACCAACAAAACCGTTGCCATAACCAGCCAAGAGAGCCCATATGCCTAACTTGGCAGGAAAATATGATGAGTGGGAGTTAGAAAAGGTCTTTGAAAGAAATAGTTTGACAAAAAAGAAGAATATAGTGTACTGACAAGAATCAATTTCAATTTTAGGAAATCATACCAGAATATTCTTGCTATGGTGAGCTATATTGAGGTGGTAAACGATACCATATTGGTACAGAAAAAAGCGAGATGCTAGGATAATTTCAAGTATACGACCCCTAATATCAGTGTGTTTAAGGTGATCTTGTTCAGCATCCCACCATGATTCCCAACTTCTATCTGGCTGGATACCGATACCCCCACGATTTCCCATCCACCTTTTCCAATCTGTCCAGTCATCCACCGTCTTCTGCCACTCAAATCCAGATGGATTGAATATTGAAGGTGCAAACAACCAAGAAGCAACCAAGAACCACATGGAAAATGTGACAAACAGATACAAATTTGAACTTCGGTAAGATCTTCCATACGCTTCATACACGACCAACAGTATCATCATCTCCAACCCTTTTACAAAATGACTTCGTGAGTAAAATCTGTAATTATCGGCAAATTTTGCATGGAACACAACGAATCCACGACCAGTAGCTCTATATTTTGCTCCTCCATGCAATATTGTCCTACCGAAATAATGCGCTTTTGTACCAagttggaacgtgaagaagactGATGCTAGTTGTAATTGCATAACTATAAAATCAACCACGGCGGTTCGAAACCCTCTTTCTAGACCAATTTCCATCACCATCGGAAGGACCAAAATTAACCCAAGCTGAAACACCGACTGTGTAGCCAAAGCTGTTTCAAGAGATTTACTCTGCCGGATGCTTGGGTCCTCAAGAATTGCTCTCTCCAAACCACTCAGAACTAAGTAAAGTCGCCCATATAAGAATACATACACAGTAAGCACAGTGACCTGAAACAAATTAGTAGGCTCATGTGAGACTCTCATCCTTTAAAATTTTGTAACATGTAATGTCTTTCATTACTTCTGCCTACTAGGGCTGGCCGCATCTCAACAGACACACTCAAGACAAAATCTTGAGTGGGACGCTCCAGGATGCTACCACATCAGGGGTGTCACTAGTGATGTTATTTAATTAAGAGACTGAAAAGAGTTATCCTTCCTCTTCATTAACCCTTCTTATTTTTCAAACAGACATCAGACTGGCAGATCAAGATCAAGTAACaagataacaaaaacaaaaacgtaAGCTTTAGAAGATGAGTGTAATGCCATACCATGCTGCTGAAGTAGAAACCCACTGTGGTAAAGTAAAATGATAACATCCTGAAAAAGTCAAAGCGCCGTCCTAGACGATAAACATCACGACTCAGTGTCTGCTCTCCATTTCCATTAGCTACCTTAGCCTCAAATTGTGATATTTGATTCATTCCGACATCACGTCCTTTTCCCACTTGAATATATTCATGATGAGTTACATATCCTCCTCGTAGGGTGGAATTGTACCCTGTAAATGTTTTGAAGATTATCCGTCTGATAAGTCGTGCAAATCTAAATACTTCAGCTATTGCTGGGATTTTACCTGAAAATATATCTTCACTCAGGTTTATTGTTTTGGAAGCTTTGCTAATGCCTCCCCTTGTCAGATGAAAGAGTCTGTCGAAGATATCAGGATGACCGTAATGGAAGCGAACTCTGACGGTAGCAAGAGAATATCAGTTCTTATTTATTGTTGATTTATATCAAATATATGCATCTACAGTGTTTGAGATGCATTCAGGCTTTTATGAAAACCACTGATTGAGTATTATGTGGGGGCCAGGGGCAAAAGAGAGAGGAGACAATATCAGCTATTGTTTGTATGTCATGTAGCAAGTTGGAACGCTCTATCGAGATGATTCAAAATCCAATGCTTGTCGAAGCGTTGCCccgcaaaatatataaataaatactTAGAAATCTATAAATGGACCTTCAACTTGATTGGCATATTTCCATGCTGGGTCTTTTTTTTGTTTAGGTTGGCTAGCCATTACATCAGAatagaacagaagaagaagagaaagaagaagtagTAAAAGATTAAAGGAGAAGAGGGAAACATCTTAAACAGTTGGCTGAATGAGTTAATGAAGGATTCTTATTACTGTATATATTAGGCTACAAAAAGAGTCCAACAGACGTCTAGGGCCTGTTTTGGGGGTTAGACTGACAGACAAAACCTATAAGCAAGGCGTGAGTATCAAGACATTCTGGGGGAGAGGTGCAAAAAAGCGCACTTTGAGACCACATTTTTTAAATGACTGTCTAAATCTCACTAGAATAATTTATCAACGAACACTATTAATTCAAGCTATTTTTATTTTAGCTTATTCTAAAAACATCAGTTGTAGAAATGACGGTAGAAGAACTGCATCATCAATTAAGCATACTTATCTTCTTATTTGTAGGTTCAAGAAAATCTCCGTACCTCAAGGGGTATGCCAAGATTCGTTGCCCAATAGTGACAAAACTGGTCTCTTGATTAGACATGAACCAAGCGAGTGATGAAACACTGCAATCGATAAGAAATGCATATGAACTTATGTTAGCATATCCAACACATCAGTGAAGCTGTCAAAAACGGACATGCATAAAGTTTTTTCCCAGGACTAAGCCATGAATTAATCAAAGCTTTAAAAATTGATATTTAGGGAGATGCTAAAACTAGCCTTCCAGTGAAGATGTGCTCTCGGAGACCCAAAATTGTAGGTTTTCGATCTGCTCGACGAGTTTTTAGAAGCTCTTCCAAAACATTCCTCATTTTGAAAGCTTCTTCAAGGTAATTATCCTGAAAACAGAGCACAAGGAATGCATGAAAAACAAATCATGTGCCTTTCATATATATAAACATTTTTCTTAAGTAACCTATATAGTACTTCAAGAATTACCTGATTCATATCTATTGTCTGAAGTGCTTCACCACGGGTGAAtattaatgcatgattttgattttcagGTTTTCCTTCACCAATATCTGTCGGAGGACCTGGAAGTTTGACGCGGTATATTTCCTACGCACCGAAAATAATTCAAATTTAATAGTATGTCCACCAAAACATTTACAATGGTTACGAAGTATTAATTCATACTTCATCCAACTTGTCTCCTCCTTTGACAAGAACTGAGTAGTAAACCTTTTCTGACTTTCCAGCCACCGTCTCCTCTCTCTCATCTATATATGCAACACGAAGTGATGGATACCTGCACATCATTGTGGTGTTTGAGTGTACAACAGATGCGTAGACATTCAACCAATGATAGTAGACGTTTTTCCAAAGAATATACTCCATAACTCATAAGAAACCAGTAAAGAGTATTTTACTTACATTAGCATGAGATTAAGGATGTTTTGGTAACAACTCCTATCCCTAGCTTCACTGGATTTCTTCTGGGCGCCATAGACTTGGCAAGAAACCACATATGTGAACTTCATGTCGGCCACAGCTTGTGAACGAGCAGCAAAAGCCATCTGATCCTGATAGTGTAGACTGTCTGCTCGATAACCACCAAAAATGGCTGCAAAGAGATAATCAAATTATTCTCTATTGGTAACTGTAATATTCATGaacataaaatatgaattgttcAACTGTCCAAACTGCGATAAAACCTCATACCAGGATCTTCAGCCATGTCTAGGAAGCATTGAAGTTCTAATGCCTGCCTATAATACATCATTCCTCTCACTGTTACAATGCAGCAAAAGAAAACTGGGTAAGATAAATTAACATAGAATGATTATGgtcaaaataagaaataaatgttCTATGTTGTTCACCTGTTCTAAAAAGTGTCTGTCCTCTATAAGATACCCACTGACGAACTAAATCTGTTTTATCTTTCGCCGGGTTtacattttttggatcatttataCGCTCCCAGAAATTGTTCCACTCATCTTTTTATAGTCATGGGAATAATTGATGAAGTTTATGTTAGTTTCAACCCAGGAGGAGCACACAGCATAACTGAAATACATTCACAACCAAAACACTTACCGGGATATATTTTCTGTAAGTAAAACAAAATTGAGATTCCATCCTCATTTTCTTTGTTTAGCTCCTCCTCGGAATAGAGAACATCTTCCTTATAGTAGGGAGTCAAAACACTGCAAATTAATGGATTCGGTAATAATGTAATATACATGATGGCAGTGAGGCAACCAAATTATCCCCATTCCATATACACACCTAAAAAACAATTTCAAGACAAAGAAACAATATTTGCTGTAAGAAAAAGAAGAGGCTTTTCATTGAGAATCTAACCTGAAAGATAGCATGTTACGGACTTTCGGAGCACTTGGCATGCTCATAAACAAGGAGTTAGTGAAGAAGGTGATGCGGCGACGGGCTTCTAGATTCATTGGCACGTTAATTGCAGATTCCTTGACGGTCAAAAGCAAATGAAGCCGAACAACCTGTGTGAAAAATTATGTAAAAGAAAAGTCACATGCTGTATGGCGGCACATGATAGTTCAGTTTTACCCATGAAAACTGTGGTACCTTCTCCATCCAAGATCTGTTTCGCATAAGGTTCAGATTTAACTTTTGAAACTTCTGTTCTTTCCTTTCCACGTGATGATCTTTCTTGTGCGATTCAAGAATTCtacaaagaataaaataaaatattatggcATATGCGGGTCATCCTAACAGGAGTATGTGAGTAGAAAATAACCATGATCTTACATGTGTCCTTTTGTCATCACATCTTGAGTAATGATCTCCATAATATCCTGAAGTACATTGACAATTTGTGCCTTGTACGactcatcttcatcgtctttCTGTTAACATTAGCTCTTTAGTAACATAGATAACTATTAACAAACACTAAGAGCCCCAGTTGTCAACTTTAAAAGATCAACCACATTTAGTTGATCTAACTTCAACAAACGGTCATGTGCAACTGAACCCTCAGGTCAGTGTTATACATTTAAGAAATAGGAGCTGAGGTGGGCTTACCAAAAGGTTTAGAAGTTTCTCCAACTTATTGTTGAGTAGTGGCAGCTCACTCATACGGAAGTTACTCAAGAATCCACGATTCATTATACTATCATCTATTTCATGACATATTTTCCTAATTATCCTGAAAAACAAGGCACAAAATAGAAACTTCATCAGGTTTAGTTAAATACAGAACTTGGAATAAGAGACTCCGAGTATTTAAGAAAGCGTAAGAGCTTACTATAAAAATATTAATGgtgaaatcaaagaacatctattTCACTTActgtttatcatcatcatcatccagaAGGCTATATAATATATCTCTTAATGTTTCATAGCATTCAATCACAGCTGAGATCATGTAAGGATCATTCTTGATCTTTTTGAACAAGTACGCGTCGTCTTTACCCTTGAAATCTTTTGCCATGTCCAATGCTATAGGGatctatcaaataaaaaaattgaaaagaacGAGATTAGAAGGTCAAGGACAATATAGATACAGTATGAATTCAGACGGATAGGAAAGTGACAAACTGATGCATTGTGGATGTCCCAAATCAATATTAAAAATACAGCTTACACCCCATttgcaaaataatcacaaaatatCGAATTCCCCGGATATTGGTATAAATTAGAAGCTAACTTAGAATCCAGGGATTTCTTGCTACACTTTCAAATTTTGTATAAAGAAGAATGAGAATGAGTTTCTCTTCCTTCAATCCTACATGTATCCTTCAGGTGGAATTAGAATCATCTAATTCTAGAGACTCAACTAGATGTCTCTTAGTATCTTGTAATTTCAAGTATTGAGTAGAAATTTCGAGTTATAAGAGAAGAATCTccattttttattcttctttgaaCAAACAGTAGAAGAAACTAACTGGGGAGATTGTTTATCAATCCTTTTATCAACACAGCTTATCAATTTCGCTTGGTTCGATCATTTACATTCCGCTTCGCATCAGAAGCCACGCATCAGATTTACCTTACTAGCCAACAGGAAAGGAGGCCATTGGACAACATTGACATCACTAGAAGAATATGGTACTAGCAACAGATCCCTCTCCCTGGATAATGAAAAGAAAGTAAGAGGAAGAATATAGCTATAATGCTATATATTCAATTGTTTGGCAAAGGTAAAGTCCGCACACCTATTGCTTATTAAGTCCTCAGTTCGCATACAATTGATGAACTCATTCCACACCTGAGAAAATTTCGCAATGTTCTTTCGTTCCCATGTCCCATCCTGTCATTAGAATATGCTTAATCAtaagaattactatttccacctacATTACCGTTATAAAGCTAAACCCGCAGTGATAAATGCCACAATAGACACACCACAGAGGGTCAGAAATATTAGAGCACAATTCTCAATAAAGAGGAGTTAACTCTTAAATGCTGAATCGCTGATCTGGACGCATTTAGTAGGTTAGCAAACATATGGATACCAGCAAACATATACAAGGGACACACGTCATAGTTAAATTACCACTTCAAGATATAACATATACAGACTACTTGCCATGTGGTTTTTTTTGGAATCTTCTTTTATGGATGGCACAAGTCGTTCACTGAAAGCTATAGGAACTGCATCGAATCTGGACCGCAGCATCCCGAGGGTCCGTATCTAAAGAACATAAGAAAACATGAATTTAATTGACAGCCAGCATAGCAGTATAAGAGCTCCTTCCTGCTTCATTTTCTTGTAACATATACTCATGAACAAGAAAAGTATCCACTAACCTCGCCCAGGTGGTTGAACGCTCCATGAATGCCACCGCATATGGTAGAAAATATAGCATACCATATCTGCACATCCATGAAATATACCTATTTGCAAACAACAAGAGATTGAAAATCAGATTTATGAAATCAGCATTCTAACTTGGATGTTATATTAAGAGTTGACTTACCAGGACAATTGGTGCCCATATGGAGATAATAACACCAATATTATGTTTTACTGCAATGTTTTAAGTATATCAAATTAGAGCAAGTCAGCTAGAGCTAGAAAAACACAGTTGTCACCAAAATATAAAAGAATTATACCATTGGGGAAAAACTCATGCCATTCCCAGTTACCAACTCTCAGGCCCATTATTAGCTTTGTCGGCTCAATTAATGGCAATATCTACGCGGAGCAAATGAAAAATTAGATCTTGGAAGTACCTTCTGCTTTTCCCAATAACAACAGCATACTACTCAGGATAAAATatgaaaacaacaacaaaaatcataACTGTTTCTATAGCATGCTCAATGAAATAAGCATGGACATGGTGATTGGGAATGCCAATGCTCACTAGGCATTGGCCCTTCATAGATTAACAATTACATCAAGAAAGCTAAATATATAGACACGGGATCACAGATCCTCATGTGTTAAAGATTCTTAGGTGATTTAATCCAGTGTGTTCTTCTATAATAGTTGTTCAGCATTGTCTGATTGGCAGTTAATATAGACATTCAGATCTTCTGTTTTGAAGTGATTAACATTTTAAACTGTAAAAGAGAGCAACTTCACCTCAACGTAGTAGCTGAACGCCAATTTGCTTATCAGCAACAGGATCCAAAACAAAGTATACCTAGAGAGAGCAGGGAATATACTTCTTTTAGAGAAAAGAATAACACCTCAAAAAGAAAACGCTACAAATACATTTTTGCTTACTTGAGAAGTGAGAACATATCTTCATGCATTCCTCTTCCAACAAATAATTTTGGCTGGAGTCGGATGAGAGACAAATTGTTACAAATAAATATTTTTGCAAGACTTTAGTCAACAGCAAAATCAAAGACTAGAAATTGGGGAACTATGTACTCCAATTAAATAACGTAAGGGTATGAGAAAATGGTTACCTGGGACCACCACATGAGAAAGCGAACAATGCGCCAATTTGAACGTTCCATATGTCTCCGAAGAGGTGGTAACAAAAATATTAATGCTGCCAGTATATTGGGTATCATGTAGACGGCTATAACATAATGATAAAGTGGCTGGTTTTGCCAATTTACAACCCAACCACTGAAAAATTTGACTAGTCCTGTTGGATTGTGCACCGTAGTAGAATAAGTTAATGGCAGGATTATCAGCCATACAACAGCAATGGCGAATTTCAAGAGGTACCGAGCGATTTGGGTAAATTTCATGCTTCCCCAAGCCTTAAAACTAAGAATTATGTCCAGAGTAGCTACAAAAGAAATAAACAGCGTCAAAGAAATATATAATCAAGTAAGAAAACAATTCCTAACTACGCCGGTAAGATTTTGGCAACTCCAGTTTCAACATAGCGGCAGCTAAATTCAGAGAATAAATAATTTGTATAATAAACACCGCAAATACCAGAAGCAAAGACCAAACACATGAGATACTAACTTACAACATGTTTAACAAGACCAGGACATTGTACCTTGCAGAAAAATTAGGAAAGCCCAAGTAATAAAAATACTTGCAACACTTCTAAATACGTCTCCGTCAAACAAAGCAGTAGGAGATCCAGAAGGACTCCATGCAACAATAACCAGAGCCTGAAAACCAGAAAAACTACAGATGATATACTTAAATTTAAATTGTTCTTCTACCAGCTACAGTCATAGTAAATAGTGTACCTGGAACGCTAGTATAAAGAATATCCACATCCGGTCGAAACTTCTGAAAAGGTGCCAAAATGTACGTATTTCAACAAAATTTGTCTTGGGTTTTCTTTTTCCGGCAACAACTTGGTTCGGACGCTGCAAAGAGTGGGAAAATGTAGGAAATTTAGGACATTCAGACAAAACTTAAAGATGAACAGCTGCTACACCCTTTGAGTAGCATGTACATCAATATTACTACCAAAGAGTTCATGTGTATCAAGTTTTGTTAATCCTGAACCTGGTACATGCAAAATTTAGTGCTGTTCTCCTGTCTCACATGCATATCAGATATATGAATATATAGTACtttatcaaacaaaataaaatgatgAGAAACCTCGTTTGCAGGAGGTATCTCTTCTGTATGCACAAAAAAATCTGCCGCATGGTCCATCGGCCACCCTAGCTTAAAGCATTTGTCTGACCTGAAAGAGGAAGAAAATCACAACTGGCAGTTATTTTCATAGCCAAAGTAACACCAGTTACAACTAGATAGAAATTATTCCAAGTACAAACCATACCAGAAATATTCATTCAGATCATCATAGTTTCTCCATTTTGAATGGCTATTCGTGCCCCCCTTGTTTCTCCGAGCTTCCTTTTCAGACCAAATAAAGGAGAATTTCTCAGAAATAAACTAGTGGAGGATCATGAACTGATTAATGAATTGGAGACTATGAGACAAACATCAAAAAATAGTTCACCTTGCGCATGACCTGATAAATAGGAGTTATAACCTCCCGTAGAAATGATTCTTCACCATTATATGCTGTTTGGACAGTTTGCCCACTGACAGTTTGAACATTGCCATACATAATTCCATATAGCTCATTTGCCATCTTATTGACAGAAATGCACGGAAAAAAGCAcaacattattttttttacaaaCAATTGTTACAGAATTCCAATATAGATCTGAGTAGGATGTAAATAAAAAGATCATCAACATGAATACAGCATTTTATAAACTCTATGTTCCAGGAAATAGACAACCACAGTACGAAAAAATTGGAATTTAGTGAATACTGTTAGACTTcatgttggtttagcaacaaaaTAGGTTGCTTAAGTTAATCTGTGATTTGTAACCTAAACTGGATCAAGTATATGCCAGAGAAAGGACAATAAGTTAGAGTTATAACAAGGAATTAAGATTAGCTTAGGTTGGCTTAGGTGTCATGTTAACTAAGCATGACTCACCTAGGAGGTGTCATCCAACTAATGATGGACAGGTCGGATGACAGATAGCTACCAAAGTGATGACTAAGAAGTAGAAGCTAAGTCATTGAATCTATTCTGATTTGTgatgttttgttttatttctacTGAACTTTTATAGTGCTTGCATGATGTTGTTGTTCTTCTCTTATTGATGTTAAACAATTCAGAAATAACCAAGTGTTGATAGTGCTATTAATAGAGATTATGTTCAGCTAATAATAGGAAGAAATGATTGATTTGTATACCCATTTCAGATGTTGTAGAGCATGTAATTAGTAGGGTTAATACTTGATTTCAGCGCATGAGTTATATATAATCATGTTTAAGCATAAAGTATGAGTTCCAACAAATACATCCTAAAGGAGTGTATCATCTATCTCTCATGCATATATGCACCATGTATGTtatgaaataaaaaagaaaagtcaTGGGGTTTACGTAATAGGGAACATACATTATGGAAGATATAGCAGATACATTCCGGCATGAATCGAACATTTGAAGCTTCACCCCAGATAAGAAGATAGAGACCAATATAGAGAAGCTCCAACTGTTGCCTATCAACATTAATTGGAAAcctgcaaagaaaaaaaaaatgacaacAAAAATTGTGAAAGGATGAAGATAGCATTGAACCCAGGATGTAGGATAAAAATGAATAGTAAGTATATTGAATTCAGTCCCTGATATGAGGGCTTCAGTTTATAATCCCTGTTCAGAAAGTTTGACTTACTTTAGGTTTGATCCACGATGCAAATAGTTACACCAAGAACGGTAATTCTTGAAGATTTTATCCATCAGATGCTTGACAGTGTAACTTTCCAGCTGAAACAATAGAATTATGTCAATCTTCTTTAATTGAATGTCATTACATGAAATTAAGTTTCAAATAGGACGAATTGAGCACCTGCAAACTGGAAAAGGAAAATGTATACCTGTACATAGTTTTCAGGGGGCTTATTCCTTATGTCAATATTTGCGAGTAGCAAGATTAGGTGCTCCCTTTGATTTGCAACATTTCCTTTCTTCATAGCAAAGGGATTAATAAGACGGAAAGTTAGAGTCCTTCTACATGTCAAATGGAGAAACATCCCTGAGTTTATTTAAATATTTCCTACCATTGTCAATTGCCGTTAAAGCTAAGAAGTTCTTTCATATGTGGTGAGGTGCACTATAAAATAGTCGGCCTGCCTATGAAATCTTGATCAAATGAAACCTTGGATATAAATTGGTCCGACCAAAAGAACCTGATCTACTGCATTCTTTTGGACGCTAGGAAAATATGCACAATTTTTTTTAGCCGACGGATTGGTTATGGATCTTTCCAAGGATATCTAATATTCACTGTTTAAGATCGATGTTCAGAAAAATAAAGATATGTAACTTGAAGGCACTAAATATGAGCTTTAGGGTGATTAAGTTTCCAGAATCAAACAAGTCAGTGGAAGACATCAATCTGTACATATATGCAGAAGTTGAAAACTACCTGGAACCCAAACACTGACCAAAGCCAGTCAAGTACATCACGAGTGGATTTATCTCCCTCCTCATGCAAAGCATCCACGGTGGAGTGCAATCTGTGCTTAGGTAGATTATCAACCTTGCGGAGAGCATGAAGTGCTGCTTTTATCtagtcatttaaaaaaaaaaaagaatagggATCTTAACATAATCAAACaagaaagttgaagaaaaaaaatcataacccATAAGTAAAAATAGATGAAAGGTGTAATACTCATCCAACCTCAGGAAGCTCCATAATTGGTGGAGGGGGGCCTAATGCATCTAGTGGGAGGATATTATAGTGTGCGTAATGCTCCTTTATCCTCTCAACTTCTCTAGCATATCTAGTTACCTGATTTATAAAGCATCCACTAATCATTCACAGTTTTTTATATAAAACCTCAATGTCAGAAAACCTAAAAATTTGTAGAAAAATCAAACCTCATCATCAACTTTATCAGAAGGTACTACA
This is a stretch of genomic DNA from Papaver somniferum cultivar HN1 chromosome 1, ASM357369v1, whole genome shotgun sequence. It encodes these proteins:
- the LOC113295681 gene encoding putative callose synthase 6 isoform X1; its protein translation is MASTSGTKNEMPPRNLSRRMTRSATMLDVPEDDTAAVDSELVPSSLASIVPILRVANEIEPENPRVAYLCRFHAFEKAHKLDPKSSGRGVRQFKTYLLHRLEKEELETQPQLAKSDPREIQRFYQKFYEEHIKDGIHKRKPEEMAKLYQIASVLYDVLRTVVPSDKVDDEVTRYAREVERIKEHYAHYNILPLDALGPPPPIMELPEIKAALHALRKVDNLPKHRLHSTVDALHEEGDKSTRDVLDWLWSVFGFQKGNVANQREHLILLLANIDIRNKPPENYVQLESYTVKHLMDKIFKNYRSWCNYLHRGSNLKFPINVDRQQLELLYIGLYLLIWGEASNVRFMPECICYIFHNMANELYGIMYGNVQTVSGQTVQTAYNGEESFLREVITPIYQVMRKEARRNKGGTNSHSKWRNYDDLNEYFWSDKCFKLGWPMDHAADFFVHTEEIPPANERPNQVVAGKRKPKTNFVEIRTFWHLFRSFDRMWIFFILAFQALVIVAWSPSGSPTALFDGDVFRSVASIFITWAFLIFLQATLDIILSFKAWGSMKFTQIARYLLKFAIAVVWLIILPLTYSTTVHNPTGLVKFFSGWVVNWQNQPLYHYVIAVYMIPNILAALIFLLPPLRRHMERSNWRIVRFLMWWSQPKLFVGRGMHEDMFSLLKYTLFWILLLISKLAFSYYVEILPLIEPTKLIMGLRVGNWEWHEFFPNVKHNIGVIISIWAPIVLVYFMDVQIWYAIFSTICGGIHGAFNHLGEIRTLGMLRSRFDAVPIAFSERLVPSIKEDSKKNHMDGTWERKNIAKFSQVWNEFINCMRTEDLISNRERDLLLVPYSSSDVNVVQWPPFLLASKIPIALDMAKDFKGKDDAYLFKKIKNDPYMISAVIECYETLRDILYSLLDDDDDKQIIRKICHEIDDSIMNRGFLSNFRMSELPLLNNKLEKLLNLLKDDEDESYKAQIVNVLQDIMEIITQDVMTKGHIILESHKKDHHVERKEQKFQKLNLNLMRNRSWMEKVVRLHLLLTVKESAINVPMNLEARRRITFFTNSLFMSMPSAPKVRNMLSFSVLTPYYKEDVLYSEEELNKENEDGISILFYLQKIYPDEWNNFWERINDPKNVNPAKDKTDLVRQWVSYRGQTLFRTVRGMMYYRQALELQCFLDMAEDPAIFGGYRADSLHYQDQMAFAARSQAVADMKFTYVVSCQVYGAQKKSSEARDRSCYQNILNLMLMYPSLRVAYIDEREETVAGKSEKVYYSVLVKGGDKLDEEIYRVKLPGPPTDIGEGKPENQNHALIFTRGEALQTIDMNQDNYLEEAFKMRNVLEELLKTRRADRKPTILGLREHIFTGSVSSLAWFMSNQETSFVTIGQRILAYPLRVRFHYGHPDIFDRLFHLTRGGISKASKTINLSEDIFSGKIPAIAEVFRFARLIRRIIFKTFTGYNSTLRGGYVTHHEYIQVGKGRDVGMNQISQFEAKVANGNGEQTLSRDVYRLGRRFDFFRMLSFYFTTVGFYFSSMVTVLTVYVFLYGRLYLVLSGLERAILEDPSIRQSKSLETALATQSVFQLGLILVLPMVMEIGLERGFRTAVVDFIVMQLQLASVFFTFQLGTKAHYFGRTILHGGAKYRATGRGFVVFHAKFADNYRFYSRSHFVKGLEMMILLVVYEAYGRSYRSSNLYLFVTFSMWFLVASWLFAPSIFNPSGFEWQKTVDDWTDWKRWMGNRGGIGIQPDRSWESWWDAEQDHLKHTDIRGRILEIILASRFFLYQYGIVYHLNIAHHSKNILAYGLSWLVMATVLLVLKMVSMGRRRFGTDFQLMFRILKGLLFLGLVSVMTVLFVVCGLTVSDVFAGMLGFLPTGWALLLIGQACRPFLKHIGFWDSIKELARAYEYVMGMVVFMPVVILSWFPFVSEFQTRLLFNQAFSRGLQISMILAGRKDRTASSN